The segment AGTACTAAAGCCATCATGATGATTTCTTTATATGACATATTACTAAAAAACCTATTGCACATATCTAGTACATTATAACTTCCAGTGGTAACTGCATTTCCTGCTCCACTTGGATTATTTCGTATATCTACTGAAGTTTCACCATCATTATTAGCACTATTAGGTGCACCTGTAATCATATAGAATTATTGTGTATCTGTGCTAAATGATGTGCCAAaagtatgtaatttttatgctttatatatatgcacttcGCGGCATAACTGTTGTGCATGATATcaatataattttgaatatataGTTAGTTGAGaatatttatcttttaaataatgtttaCCTCCTTTATATGATTCCTCTTTTCCATGATGTAAACCTTGTGTTGAGTCTTGAAAACCTCTCTGattttgtgatttttctATGTGTGCATCATGTTCCATATTTGACTTGGGCTCTTGATGGGATTTTTCATCGTTCTGtgtattttccatttttacttgATTTTCTAGACCAGTTGTTTCTTGTCGAGTGTGCGATTCAGTTTGAGTATAATTGCCACTTTGTAATTCCGCAGAATTAGGTACACTGGGAGAAGAATCTTGATTACACAGTATCTCCTGAGCATTTGGATTAGGCAAAGGGTTTTGACCACTAGAATTTAAATCACGTGCGGGTAAGGAATTATATGTATCATGATCAGCACTGCTGATATTCTTATCATCACTTAATTCTCAACATGTGTTTTACAAGTACTTTCTTCAATACAAGGAGTTTTACTACTTACCTCACAGCAAGATGCTCCATCAGCAACTACCTGAGGACAGTCACTCTTACAGGGATTATCACTACACGGGGCCTTACCCTGTTTAGCTGCAGTATCTGAAAGTACACTATCAACACCTTTACTGTCACTGGATGCATTTTTAACAGATTTAGCAACATCAACGTCACTAGAAGAAGCATTTCCCATAGTACTTTTAACACTAGAAGGCGTGTTGTCAGGTGATACAGTAGTATCCCGTACACCAGCAGTACCTACAGAAGAAAGGGATATCAT is part of the Plasmodium cynomolgi strain B DNA, scaffold: 0475, whole genome shotgun sequence genome and harbors:
- a CDS encoding hypothetical protein (putative), with protein sequence EILCNQDSSPSVPNSAELQSGNYTQTESHTRQETTGLENQVKMENTQNDEKSHQEPKSNMEHDAHIEKSQNQRGFQDSTQGLHHGKEESYKGGKHYLKDKYSQLTIYSKLY